cccgtgtcctccctgcgtggagtttgcatgttctccccgtgtctgcgtgggtttcctcccacagtccaaagacatgcagattaggtgcattggcgatcctaaattgtccctagtgtgtgcttggtgtgtgtgccctgcggtgggctggcgccctgcccatggtttgattcctgccttgccccatgtgtgggctgggattggctccagcagacctccgtgaccctgtagttaggatatagcgggatgtataatggatggaagaatggatggaaaaatatcagtactttaatggcactttacagtGCTATAGAACCTtagcttgacaaagaaccatttaattctgggaaagcttctttaaaaaataaattgattattTGGACTTTAAAataggttcctaatatgtggataaAACAGCAATGTTTAGTGGGCTACCTATAGTATACAAGAGATCAAGAAAACCGCACCTTAGTCTGTGTGACTGTATAGCTCAAGAATATCTTTAAAATCATGGAGACAACTGAAATTTAAAAACCcattaccatctattcatggctgCTTGTGCCACCTGTACCAGGTCTAAATGAATAAAAGATTCTTTTTTGGAACTTTCATATAATGATTTTTTGGAAACTAAAAATAGTTTTCACTATGGCATCCCCCCGctgtggcacctttatttttaagagtgtaccgcTTACTTAATTGTCATCGCACCAAGCGCTCCATCACTGAACAAGAGGATTTTGTGTTACAGTTCAGTACTAAAGAGCTGGAGCAGATGCTCTTCACACAGCAATCTTGTATTGACATTTAACCTAATGCTGCTTTATAATGGACAATGTCGAGCATCCCATGCATAGACTTCAACTCTTTGGTGGGGCAGACCAGCACTTTTGAAATCAAGTCTTACACCCACTTTAACagcatctatatacagtacaggccaaaagtttggacacaccttctcattcaatgtgttttctttaatttcatgaccatttacattggtagattttcactgaaggcatcaaaactatgaatgaacacatgtggagttatgtacttaacaaaaaaaggtgaaataactgaaaacatgttttatattctagtttcttcaaaatagccaccctttgctctgattactgctttgcacactcttggcattctctcgatgagcttcaacaggtagtcacctgaaatggttttccctTCACaagtgtgccttatcagggttatttagtggaatttcttgctttatcaatggggttgggaccagcagttgtgttgtgcagaagtcaggttagttggacgatcatttatttttcaacaggacaatgaccccaaacacacctccaggctgtgtaagggctatttgaccaagaaggagagtgatggagtgctgtaaatggtcatgaaaataaagaaaacacattgaatgaggaggtgtgtccaaacttttggcctgtactgtatatgagagagaagagaattccatTGTTGAGGAGCACTGGGAGTggcgctcgagctcccatagcacagagtttgatgtgtgatacagaaagtacagctgcagatgtgaatcagagtgagcgagaggagtgtcagtctgtaggagatcagtgaggctgtggagagctttaaatgttaagagtgggtatttagtattgtattctgtagttaacagggagtcagtgaagttgagagagaataggtgtagtatgttcagtggatttagaacagcaggttatcctggcagcagcattttgaataaattgtaagcgatggataagtttttgtgggatgacagatagaatagcattacagtaatctatacgtgaggtgactcgggcattaaccaatactttagtactgtgttgcgttaAGAACAgggcgaagtctagaaatgtttcggagttggaagaaggcagtccgagagatgttacttatacgggaggaattatttaataataataataattattattattataattatttaataattgccattattagtgcatAAATgggtataaataattgcatgtaaacgattcgccaagatctgttgtatgtaaacgatactgcttaaaacgttattgttttttcatcagaaaacccagtttatacgtctacctgtattagtttaaatggcacttttaccacgcACAATAGGGCGGCCGCGCTGACTTACTGTGTCGACttggcaacacagtgaatgcggcgtctatctatatatgacttatgttttccgtagcctgctacaggaaggtatactctctcgaccattggcattggtttcgctccttgttattttcgttatactggcttcctaagcctttgttatactgaattcctttctcaccgttttccgttgctattcttacaccgccgtatgctacggcgggcttcggctagtattaTTTATACTACATTTGTATATTACTCTGTTTCTATCTGCCAGTTtacgtttttatttttgtaatatttagtgCAGTCTAGGAATTAAGGCATTGGCTTTTACCTTGCAGGCAGCAGTTTCAGTTGCCCCTCTGAGTTCATATATTAATGAGATTATGGCTGAGGTACGCTATAATAAAGGCAGCTGGCATGCGGGTATTGTGTCTAGGTAGTTAAAGCTCTGGAATTGAAACTCCAAGATTTCAATTTCAATTACACCCCCTTCACTTATTGTAGGACCGGACCTGTGTGTCATTTGTATGTCACTTTGAATGCTCTTCATGTACGTATTCATTATATTAAAATGCTACACAAAATAAGGTTGCTTATATTTTAGATAAATAGGTATTTCAAGGTTGTCATGACATGATGGCATGCCAGCTAGCTCTCTACCCTTACAATGGTAACACCCCAGTGTAAGAACTCATTGTGGGGTTTGTATATTCTTTCCAAGTCGTTTTCTTTCTTCCTACAGGTGAAACATTTTCAGGCTATAAGATGACTCTGTGTGTTCTGTACCTTGAGCATCCTGTCCGAGACTGAACTCCACGTCTATTAAATGCAGGGTGGGGGTTTTGAACCCTTACCGCATTAAGACCCCGAGCCAAACCACAGCTGAGATACCCTCACCGTGGAGTATGCAGGATCTTCTGTGTTCCTGCAAATCTTTTTCTAAAGCTTGAAGATTTAACAGATAAATCTAAATTAGTCTGGGGCAGGTCCTATCTCCTCCTGGGGTCCTCACAAATCTGTAATGAAATATCGGATCTGGGAAGCACATGGAATGGGAGATCTACACTCCACAAAATAAAGGTGCCTAAGTAGTTCTTCGGAGCAATGCCATGGGGAAACTATTTTTGTTCCCAAAAGAGCCATCCACAAGAATGTTCCAGGGGAAAACCTCTATTTATTTAGCTCCATAGCCTGTTCcgtaaataatcatgaatagcgaataacagatttgtgaaataccaatggggtCCTCAGTCTCAGTTCAGGTTTTTCCTAATCTGTTAGTATTTAGCCAGTTAGCCCActttacattaaagatttctgtttccttcacatattaggaacctttacACATcctaaagaaccaacttcatatggaAGGAACATTTCCTGAAATGAATTGTTTCTTTGCCAAGCAATGTTTTAACCCAGTAAAGTACCCATTTAAGAaccaatatttttaagagtgtgtgtCCACAAAGTCCATCAACTTTCCATACTTGGTTCTTGTCATTTTAAGGAGATCTGTAAACAGAAAAGGGATTGCATTCACTGAGACTTTTAAGTGTAGTTACTTACAGAAAGCGGCCGCCTGCTTGTATCTTTTTCTACAAAAAAAATGCgtttattttatatcattttaaaaagaaatgtacaaaTGTGCTCCTTGTGTTATTGAAAAACGCGCTGCATAGGTAAGACGCTACATAAAGTCaagtttttctgtcctcctcgcACATAGAAATGCCTGAGCTGTATATTGACGCGAGCCAGCGCAGTTCCCCGCCGATTCTTAGCAGCCCACCATGAACTCGGTCGCCGTTAActgaaattgatttattttttcctgtgcTGTCCCGACTTTCGGAGTGTCTGAAATTACGTGACACTGCCGAAGAGGAGGGCGCCATTCCGTAAATTTCtggtctctttttttttcttctccccaTTGTGCCAAAAACGTTTAAAGGTCTCATTTAACCACAGTCCGAAATCGTCTCGTATAGTGCCCCGCATCGATATTCTCATAATTTATCCAAACTCTGGGAATAGGTGGTCTCCCGTATTCCTTGCGGGGACATCTCGTCGCCTTCCACATTCTCCTGCTCCTTCCTGCGGACGCTGCCCATCACCTTTTTGTAAATTCTTCTAAAAGTCGGGCTTGAGAAGTAGTAGACCACAGGGTCCAATACGCTGTTCAGGTACGTGAAGGAGACTGTCACATAAAATGCGTTGTCTAGCTGCTGGAAACCGGCGCAGCCATTCCACACCGCCCTCTTGATCCAGATCGCCACCCGGGTAACGTTACTGGGCAGGAAGCAGATGATGAACATGATCACCACGACCCCAATAAATCGAACAGCCTGCTTGATTTTCGCCTGCTTGTCTAGTTCCCTCACCCGGAGTTGCCAGACCACGCAGAAAGAACAGTAGAGAACGATCCCCAGAGGCAACGCGAACTCGAGCAGGAAAACGGCATTGTGCCAGGAGGTGTTGTCCATCGAGGGCTCCACTGGGATGGCGAAGCTGTCACAGTGCACGATGTTGTTGAAGAAGTAGAGGTGCGAGTTTCGCAGGAGTTGGGCAGTCAGGCAGATTGCCAGAACCCACAGCGCGCACGCAGCCCACGCAGCGCTGCTGACGGTTATCGCGTTTACCCGGCTGTGAGGGTGGACCACCTTAAAATATCGATCCAAAGCGACCGCCGTCAGGAAGAAGATGCTCCCGGTGCGGTTCATGGCCAGCATGAACAGGTTGACCCTACAGAAGGCATCGCCGAAGCCCCAGTGTTTACTTCGCAGGTAGTAGCTTATTCGGAAAGGCAAGGCGCCGAGCAGCAAAAAATCGGCGAGCGCCAGGTTGAACAGGAACACCGTGCTGGTTTTCCAAGGTTTGAGACAGAAGCAAAAAATCCAGAGAGCCAGCCCGTTGCCCATAACGCCCACCACGGTTTCCAGTATGAGGAAGGTGGGCAGGAAGGGGGTAAGCGTCTGTCCGCTAAAGAGACACACAGTGCTGTTATTCTTCATGATAGACTTCTGTACCGATCTGAAAGTGGTTAATAAGaaagtggagagaaaaaaaaaattgctgaagTCGGCGACCTTTAGTGCAGGCGCCGTCCACTGACTCTCGAGGAACCTCCCACAGTACGCCCCCACTCCTCCTTAATACAATACTAGTAGGCGACGCGTATTAGACAGCTACTTAAGACGCCTTAAGCTCGTCATAcgcacattttatatataacagtgtatattatatataatataataatatatatgatatatatacacatgcggCCAAAAGCTGACTGGTTGCACTTTCAAACATTATACTGGCCAGGGTCAAGTCCCGATTCACTTGCAACTACCATCCTCATCTCTGGGCGCTTAATGCACAGCAGCTTCTGGAATGAAAAGGTTGGAAAGCGCAGGAAGGAAATTATAAAGTctattgaaaataataataattaaaaaatcagtATGCTCACATGAAATGTCGTCGGGGTGTGCAGATCGCGTGACTTCCAACACGTGCACTTGATAACATCGAACACATTTGTCGTATCCGATCTCCGCTTCAGCGCCGCCACGCCCTCCAAATAATAAACAGGCAGAAAAGTGGCGAATGCAAAGCCTGTTTTACTCTACGGAATCAAACAAAGATTTACGTATACCATCAATCTCTTCACGAATGAAACGTTTCTAAGCGACTTCACGTCTGCCGCTAACCTTTATATAGTTGAGCGAATTCCgctaaaaagtaaattttttgcaGGTTTCGAATGGGCTAATTATTAAATGGGGGAGATAGATATGTCAGTACCCGCTAGTGATTGCAAGACGCAGATTACACCAcagtggaagctgttgtggaaaaggggATGATAGCAAAATTAGTAGTGTCCAATGCTAACAAGAATAACAATGCTTACCAGACTATTTAGACTTTGAAATCAACCTGCAATGCCTTTTTATAGAAATTTCTGTACTTATTCTATACACTTTTGTTATGTATGCAGAGATTAGATTTTTAGAGTCACTTCCAGTGCAAGGGCATAGTGAAATTCATATGAAACGATGGGGgtgcagacagatagacagaaaaGGAAGCAGCTGCCAACCCTGACTGAAGGCTAAAAGTACGGGATTTGGAGGATTCTGTTAAAGTCTTAAGGAAAATCTGGATGCGATgttgggacatcttagctattagctcaacaaacgggcttgatggactgaacaatgtcctcttgtttgtcaaatttcttatgttctaatgttcttatgtcTACATAATAACGAGCATAAATAGGAATAAAGGGTCACCCGAGAAACCTACAATGACAAAAGAGATTAGCGATTAAAGATTTTTACTGTTGCATACTCTACGAGAGAGTTGGGctgatgtataaataaaagtaGCAGAAGATAAGTAAACAGTATAAGTAAACACAAGTAAAAAATAGTAACATGCAGTAGAATTACACATAAACCATCAAGTGGGTACAGTACAGGATAAGATAACCTTATGACCTGGGGTAAGAAGCTGTCCCTGAATCAGGTAGCATGTGTGTTGAGGCTCCAGTAGCGTCTaccagaaagcagaagtggaaaGGTGGGATGAGCTGGGTGACTTTCACTGGAGATGATGGATTCAGCTCTCCTCAGACCTCTAGTTGAGTAGATGATGTAAAGCCGCACAAGGTCAGTCACAGTCATTTTAGAAACTTTGGAGGAGTTTGCAATCCTGGCATCTCAGGTTACCAGTCCACACTGTGACGTATCTGGTCAGGATACTTTCAACTGTGCAGTGGTAGAAGTCCACCAGGACTTTGGCTCCCATCTCAAAGTTGTCCTCTGGACAAAGAGCCTTTGCTGAACGTTGTTGAGGTTGCAGGTGGCATTGACAGACCACAAAAGACAGCTGATGATCTGGACATGCCAGACCTGAAGCTGCTAACTATCTGAATGGAGGAACCGTTGATGTGGAGTGGAGTGTGACAGATTTTGTTCTTCTTGAGGTCAATAATGACAGCCAACAGTTTATAAGTACAtgtcctcccccacactatgcgacttttcaattccacacatggggtaaacgctaacattattcaaagttattgtatgtttttacatgcatttttattactctttaatttaatattgttttttgtatcagtatgatgctgctggattatgtgaatttccccttgggattaataaagtatctatctatctatctttctactGAGGGTCTGTTATGTTAGCTATTGctaaaagttaattttattttttaaaatccacTTAATTCTATGCAAACCTCATTTTAGGAGAACTgtgctcaaggcaggaaacaaccttgGACAGGCCACCATCTTATAATCACTTGGGCATACAATATCACTAGTTATTTGCGTCTGTTTGAATTTTAACCCAACATCctcatggggagagcatgcaacaTTATACTTGGGAACAGAGTTTGACCCCTGGATACTGGACCTGTTACTGCTGCTCCACTGTAACACCCCAACATCTTCTTGGGAGTCACTTTTGATATTTCATGTGAAAACCTGATCCACTATTTTCAAGGGTCATGGGATTCAAAGCCTTTCCCATCAGCTTTGGGTGCTAGGCCAGACCTCTCACCCCTGCCCACTAATGCACAGACCCCCCATTCACTTATAATGGACAGACTTAACCTAATGTTGAAGTCTTTAGCAAGGAAAGTTGTAGGAGAAAAATCCACTTTGTCGCATTGGGAACGTGAAAATTCCATACAGACTGTGGCTATATCTGTATCTGAAAGCAGGAATACACACTCAGGACTTggatatttaataaaatacaataacgCACAGACAACATGACGTCTGATTTTATACACAGTATGCATTAGCATCAGACACCAGGGTTGAGTGGATGAAGGAGGTGGTGGGAGTTTGACTCGGCTGGGTAATCACCAGAGGTCTCAGTtccaaaacatctgcagcattttgttCAATCCAAAGACTTAATTAATatgaagtaataaataaaaacatcagtTCTGGTCTTTTGCAGAACATGTAACATACTTCTTGAGACAACTGCCTGAACTATCATCTACAATATCGCACTTCACAGGCTGTGGCTTTTACTGCCTGAGGAGACGGCTGTGTCCCTAAGTCATATTTATATATGGGATCTTCTTTGGTTGGaagagttttaacttgcatttgTAGATTCAGAGACAAACTGTGTTTGCAGGCAGTGATTTCCAGAAATGTTCCGGAGCCAATGCAGTGATTTCCACTACAGAGTCGTGACTATTTTTAGTGCAGTATCGTCTGAGGGTCCAAAAGATCAGGGCCATCCAATATTGGTTTTCGGCCTAGTCCTTTGAATACAAAGATTTCGCCGGATTTTCTAAATCTTTTAATGATATTATTCTGAATTTCTCCATGGGATTAGTAAAATTTATCCAGTCTAGTCTAATCATGTACTCAAGATGATGAAATCCAAGAATTCTTTACAATTTTATGTTCAGGAACGTTTGCACTATTTGCCTGCACAGAGGGTGGCGGACTCTTCCAAATTTTTACTTCAGAGAGACTCTGCCTCCCTTCCCTGGGATTCTCTTTTTATAGCCAATCACGTGACTGACGTGTTGTCAGTTAACCTCATCAGCTGTCACATGTtccaccatgttttttttttttagcattgtaCTACTTTTCCAGTCTTTTGTTGCCCCATCCCAGCTTTTTGGAAATGTGTTGTTGGcttaaaattcaaaatgagcataCATTTCccataaaacaatacatttcaacaTCTACTATGTTGTCTTTATTCTATTTTCAACTAAATATAGGAGAAAATGATTtataaatcattgcatttttttttttttacattttttatacagcgtcccaactttttttggaaacaGGGTTGGAGGTGATTTTCCCCAAGAAAGGGTAACTTACATGGCTGCAGCAAGGCGTCTAATGAAATGGATGGTTTCATGGACAGAGTTCTGAATTGAAAACAAGGCGTGGCTGGAGATTGACAAGTCTGGTGCTCAATGTTAGGTGACCATGTTAAACTGATTCACGCAGTCATATTCGTCCGGCCCCTGTAGCAAGTCATGGGTAGACATCTTGAATTACTAAGTAACGGCGTCAAGCCCTACAACCTCTCACTGCACTGCAACTCTCGCTTAATTAAACAACAGGCTGCCCCAATATCTGGGAAACTGGACTAACCAATCAGCAACAAAATGTAAATTCTCTTTTTAATCGATAAAATGTTtatactaacattaaaaaaacagaattgacATCACAGGATATGGTAATCTCAGAAACATATCTTTGCAAATGTGTGACCATTAGTTTTTTTGAATATCAGATAAGAGGAAGTGTGTATATATCctgcaaaaaaaccaaaaaaaacactaAGATGAGTACACAAAGCCTTTTAATTTTACAGATATAATGGATGCCATGTTTTCACGTTACTGGGGCCCTCGCTGTAGATGAGCTGCTAGCGTACCTCATGAAATGTTACTACTagctgcaatgaaataaaacaaaat
This genomic window from Polypterus senegalus isolate Bchr_013 chromosome 12, ASM1683550v1, whole genome shotgun sequence contains:
- the LOC120540849 gene encoding hydroxycarboxylic acid receptor 3-like; this encodes MKNNSTVCLFSGQTLTPFLPTFLILETVVGVMGNGLALWIFCFCLKPWKTSTVFLFNLALADFLLLGALPFRISYYLRSKHWGFGDAFCRVNLFMLAMNRTGSIFFLTAVALDRYFKVVHPHSRVNAITVSSAAWAACALWVLAICLTAQLLRNSHLYFFNNIVHCDSFAIPVEPSMDNTSWHNAVFLLEFALPLGIVLYCSFCVVWQLRVRELDKQAKIKQAVRFIGVVVIMFIICFLPSNVTRVAIWIKRAVWNGCAGFQQLDNAFYVTVSFTYLNSVLDPVVYYFSSPTFRRIYKKVMGSVRRKEQENVEGDEMSPQGIRETTYSQSLDKL